The genome window CTATCGATCTCCCGTCCTAGAACTATCGTGTCCATCGTAGGTCACCACTCCCCGGAAATTTAAGGGAACCGGCACAGAGTTAGAAAATCAGATGAATAAAATAAAATTAGATAATTCTAAGTTAAGTCCGTGAACTTTCGCTTTCGCGTAATGATTTTAAGTTATACCATACGTCAAGATGTTACTACGACGGATCTCCAACCTCGGGAGGCCTGAAATATGAGGAAGATATTCTGGTTACCAATCCTGTCCATAGCTGCGCTGACGTTGGCGTTCGCATTACTACCAGTGCTGGCTAACCCTGGGGAGGTCGGTTTCGGAGATGCTCAGAGCGTCGAGGCATCAGCGCAGGAAGTTATGGCTAGGGTGAGCCCGGAAACGAAGGCCTGTCTGAACTGCCACGCTGACCCCAATACTGTTAAGATGCAGGTTCCCTATTACGACTGGTTGAGGAGTAAGCATGCTTGGCATACTCCTGACGAGCTGGAAGCCTATTACAGGAACATCTTCGGACAGGACGCCAATCTGGCCAGCAAGTTCAAGGGATACCCGTACGTCGTGGGATGTTATGAATGCCACGGAATGTTCGCCGATTCCGACAGGCCCGATGTCGTTGACCACAATGGCTACAAGATCGTGGTGGATGTGACCCCGAAGGACTGTCAGCAGTGTCACTATAAGGAGACCAAGGAGATGAGCTGGACTAAGCACGCGTTCGCCGCACTTAACGCTAACCTCAAGCCTTGGTACACCCTCGTACTCCAGAAGACCTATGGAGATATCGCCAAGGCTGAATACGACAAGCTGTTCAAGGATGTGGTCGAGTGGCCGTTCTACAAGAAGTACGCGAAGGACTTCTATAACGGAGACGAGAAGGCCGTGAACGCGAGCAAGTATTACTTCTACGGCGACAAGTTCAAGTTCGTATCGACCCTCTATCCATCTCACGGAATGCTCACTCACGAGGTGCCCAACCTGACCGCCAACTACTTGGGCATAGACTACCACTTCATCATGGAGCATCCCAAGTACAACAACTCCTACGTGTACTTGGCCTGTATGGAGTGCCACGGCTCCGCAGTGCTACCGGCCAAGCCCAACGCCATAGTCGGTGTCGACGCGCCCTATGCTAAGGTCGATGGCACTCCCGACATGGTGCTCCTCGGATGGCCCAATAACGGCGCCGGAAGGGTAAACCCCGACGGAAGCCTTGGCAGCTGCGCCACATGCCACACGAGACATACCTTCAGCATGGAGGAGGCTAGGAAGCCCCACACCTGTGGTCAGTGCCATCTCGGATACGACCACCCGCAGATAGAGATCTACGAGGAAAGCAAGCACGGTAACATATACGATTCCGAGGGAGAATCTTGGAACTACACCAACCTGCCGTGGGTGCCCGGAGTGGACTTCAGGGCCCCGACCTGCGCTACCTGTCACATGAGCCACCTCGCCGACAAGAATGGCAAGATTATAGTGCCGGGAACTCACGACCTCGGAGCTAGGCTAACTTGGGAGATACAGGCTAAGTGGAGCTTCGGTCAGACGTACTATCCTGACCCACTGAACAACAAGTTCAATAAGAAGAGGCCAGACTGGAAGAATCCGCTCACCATGGGCAACGCCGCCCTATCCTCGACTGACAACCCGAGGGGCAGGATGATGTCGGTGTGCAAGAGCTGCCACTCCAGCGAATGGGTGTACTCGTACTTCACTTGGTACGACAGCGTAAACATGGACTACAACATAACGTGGAAGTACGCAATAGACATGCTCAAGAAGGCCTACGAGCAGGGAATACAGGAGGATAGGAAGGGCCAGACCATAATGGATAGGAAGGCTTTGGGAGACGACACGGACGAGTACATGGAGATCATGTACTACTACATATGGCACCACGACGGCAGGAGGTGGAGGATGGGAGCCTCCATGATGGGTCCGGACTACACGCACTGGCTCGGTATAGTCGATACGGTCATGGACAAGCTAGGGAGGATGTCTGCCTATTACGAGACCCAGCTCAAGATAAAGCAGCTGGAGAGCAAGGTTGAGAAGGTATCAGGAGCTGGCGTTGGCGCCGGAATGAACATGTTCACCTTCATAGCGACGGTGCTCTCTCTGGTGGCCATCGTACTGGTACTCATCGACATCCTAGTAAGGAGGAAGAAGTAAGTTAGAGGAGCTAAACTCCCCCAACAACATTATTTTTTATTCGAGGCGTGAGGGATCCCCCAATGAGAAAGCTAGTAGCGGCGCTGGCTGTCACGTCACTAGTGGATGCTGCAACCCTGTGGATTTCCCAGGTGTTAGGTCCGTTCCCTTCCGTGGTTCCCCTAGGAAATCCGACCGCTTATAGGAACCTATATGTGCATGTCCCCATCTCCGTGTCTACCTATCTACTCTTCACCTTGGGATTCTTCCTAGCGCTCTCCTACCTCCTCAAGGGAAAGGGATGGATGGAGGAGACGGCCCATTCCTTCATAGTGACGGGCCTCGTGATGGGCTTCTCCACCCTAGTCACCGGCATGATATGGGCATCGGAATCATGGGGCTCAGCTTGGAACTGGGATCCCAGGGAGACTGGAGTCCTTTTCATGTTCTTAGCCTTCTTAGTTTACTTGGCTGTCAGGTCTAGCATAAAGGACCCTGATGTGAGGCCCAAGGTATCTATGGCCTTCGCCGTTGCCGCCTACGCTACAATTCCACTCAGCTTCTTGGTCCCCTACTTGATGCCTAGCCTGCATCCCACCATGCCGGAGACCAGCATGTTCATCAGGGGAGGGCTCACTCCCCTGATCTTCGGGGGCAGAATAATCTTGGTCTCACTGGAAGGAGCGCTCTTGGCCCATCTTATTAGATCCGGAGGTGTGAGAGGCGCTAAGCTTGCGGTCATTCCGGTGGTTCTGGTGGCCGCGCTGTTGCTAGCGATGCAGCTGCCCCCCAACTTGGCAGGGGGCGAGACTCTCAAGGTCCAGGTGATATCCGGCACGGTGGAAAATGGGACCTTACATCTGAAGGTGAGGTCCCCCCTAGGAACTTACGACCTCCTCTACAAAGGGAAACCACCGATAAATCCGCTCTTCGTCACATTCGGTGGAGGGAGGAGGCTAACTCTGGAGAAGCACTGGCTGCAGGTGGAAGGGAAGGTCGAGGACGGTACCATAGTGGCGAGCAGCCTGAAGCTGATACCTTATTGGGGGAATCCCGTCAACGCGATGATATACGCGCTAACCCTTTTCACCCTCGCCTACCTAGCAGGGAGGGAGAGGAAATGAAGGGAGTGTTGCTGGCAGCGTCCATAGCCTTGGTGGTCCTCTTGGTGGGATATATGGCTATAACCTCCAGCTCGTACGAGCAGGTATCTCAGCTCGCCAAGTATAGGAAGCCCACGATGGTCACGGTCAGGGCCCTCGTGGCTGACATCAAGACCCTGCCCGAGAAGGATCTGATACTCTTCTTGCTGGAAGACGAGAACGGGAGCAAGATCTACGCCTTTTATGGCCTCACTAGGTTTATCAGCCAGTACGGGGCCCCACCCTCCCACTCGACGGTGGAACAGGAGGTCATCATTAGGGGGATGTTCTATCCCGAGAGGATGGGAGATGTTCTGGGGAGGATGGAGATAAAGGAGATCCTGCAGGGGTGCCACAAGGCCTACGAGGCCCCTCCAGCCACGGGTGGTTGAGTGATACTCGAGTTCAGGGATGTGTGGAAGAGCTTCGGGAGCGGGTACGTGATAAGGGGGATCACCCTCTCCTTAGGAAGGGGGGAGCTGGTGGCGATAGTAGGCCCCAATGGTTCCGGGAAGACCACCATCCTGAGGCTAGCCTCGGGCCTCATAGCTCCCTCGAGGGGAGAGGTACTAGTGGAAGGGAAGGATGCCAGAAGCCCCGCTGCCAAGGCCCTCCTAGGTTATGTCCCCCACTATCCACCCCTCTACGGGGACCTGACCGTTCGGGAGAATCTGATATATTACGCGGGCCTCTACGGATATGCTGACCTGTCCAACGTAGAGCCCATCTTGAAGGAGCTCGGTCTGGACGCCTTCTTTGATAGGAGAGTCGTCGAGTTGAGTTACGGGTGGAGGAAGAGGGTGGATATTGTGAGGGCCCTCCTCCACGACCCACCCCTGCTCCTCATTGACGAACCGTTCTCCGGACTGGATGACGCAGGGAGGAGGTGGCTGATCGAGTTCCTCACCCGGTTGGTGTCAGCTGGCAGGACAGTGGTCATGACATCTCCAAGGGCGGATGTGGAGCTGGAAGCGAATGTGTACGAGATCAGGGAGGGAAGATTGAGTGCTGCTACAGGTTGAGAGGATCCTGTGGAAGGACCTGAAGCTCGAGGCTAGGAACCTGCCAGAGCTGGGCGGAGCGGCCATATTCTCGGTGGCATCGTCCAGCTTGCTGGGCTTCTCACTAAGCAGGTTGCCGGTTGAGGATCCCCTTCCCTTGGCAGGTACCGGCCTCATGCTCATCGCCCTCTTCCTATCGGTCTTCACCTCGGTCATGACCGTTGTGAGGGAGGAGGATCTTGGCACGCTGGATGGAGTCAGGATGTCGCCCGTCGAACCGGTAACCTTCTTCCTAGCGAAACTCCTTCTTACTTTCATCCTGTTGGAGACCCTGATCACGCTGTCCTTCCTGACCACCGTGGGTCTGTCTGGCTGGACCGAGGGAGCGATCTACCTCTATTCCCTAGTAGCCTCATCCGGGGTCTATCTGGCGTCAATATCGGCCCTATCCTCAGCTATTTCCGTCTACCTGAGAGCGAGGGGAGTTCTCTTACCTACCATGATCCTCGTGCTGAGCCTCCCGATAATTCAGGAGACCCTCTCATTCCTGACCTCTGGGGATTACTCTCGAACCGTGATACTAGCTACTTCGGGCCTCTTGTTCTCACTGATCGCCTCTTGG of Thermoproteota archaeon contains these proteins:
- a CDS encoding multiheme c-type cytochrome, whose translation is MRKIFWLPILSIAALTLAFALLPVLANPGEVGFGDAQSVEASAQEVMARVSPETKACLNCHADPNTVKMQVPYYDWLRSKHAWHTPDELEAYYRNIFGQDANLASKFKGYPYVVGCYECHGMFADSDRPDVVDHNGYKIVVDVTPKDCQQCHYKETKEMSWTKHAFAALNANLKPWYTLVLQKTYGDIAKAEYDKLFKDVVEWPFYKKYAKDFYNGDEKAVNASKYYFYGDKFKFVSTLYPSHGMLTHEVPNLTANYLGIDYHFIMEHPKYNNSYVYLACMECHGSAVLPAKPNAIVGVDAPYAKVDGTPDMVLLGWPNNGAGRVNPDGSLGSCATCHTRHTFSMEEARKPHTCGQCHLGYDHPQIEIYEESKHGNIYDSEGESWNYTNLPWVPGVDFRAPTCATCHMSHLADKNGKIIVPGTHDLGARLTWEIQAKWSFGQTYYPDPLNNKFNKKRPDWKNPLTMGNAALSSTDNPRGRMMSVCKSCHSSEWVYSYFTWYDSVNMDYNITWKYAIDMLKKAYEQGIQEDRKGQTIMDRKALGDDTDEYMEIMYYYIWHHDGRRWRMGASMMGPDYTHWLGIVDTVMDKLGRMSAYYETQLKIKQLESKVEKVSGAGVGAGMNMFTFIATVLSLVAIVLVLIDILVRRKK
- a CDS encoding ABC transporter ATP-binding protein — protein: MILEFRDVWKSFGSGYVIRGITLSLGRGELVAIVGPNGSGKTTILRLASGLIAPSRGEVLVEGKDARSPAAKALLGYVPHYPPLYGDLTVRENLIYYAGLYGYADLSNVEPILKELGLDAFFDRRVVELSYGWRKRVDIVRALLHDPPLLLIDEPFSGLDDAGRRWLIEFLTRLVSAGRTVVMTSPRADVELEANVYEIREGRLSAATG
- the ccsA gene encoding cytochrome c biogenesis protein CcsA, which codes for MRKLVAALAVTSLVDAATLWISQVLGPFPSVVPLGNPTAYRNLYVHVPISVSTYLLFTLGFFLALSYLLKGKGWMEETAHSFIVTGLVMGFSTLVTGMIWASESWGSAWNWDPRETGVLFMFLAFLVYLAVRSSIKDPDVRPKVSMAFAVAAYATIPLSFLVPYLMPSLHPTMPETSMFIRGGLTPLIFGGRIILVSLEGALLAHLIRSGGVRGAKLAVIPVVLVAALLLAMQLPPNLAGGETLKVQVISGTVENGTLHLKVRSPLGTYDLLYKGKPPINPLFVTFGGGRRLTLEKHWLQVEGKVEDGTIVASSLKLIPYWGNPVNAMIYALTLFTLAYLAGRERK
- a CDS encoding heme exporter protein CcmB, yielding MLLQVERILWKDLKLEARNLPELGGAAIFSVASSSLLGFSLSRLPVEDPLPLAGTGLMLIALFLSVFTSVMTVVREEDLGTLDGVRMSPVEPVTFFLAKLLLTFILLETLITLSFLTTVGLSGWTEGAIYLYSLVASSGVYLASISALSSAISVYLRARGVLLPTMILVLSLPIIQETLSFLTSGDYSRTVILATSGLLFSLIASWLAGYILEV